In Streptomyces sp. NBC_00704, a genomic segment contains:
- a CDS encoding DUF4129 domain-containing protein, translated as MSLTGGALTAPHPGSLPPRALPGIADGATAALSRATGRALAALVRAGGGAAPATARSGDQPPVTVPRDPAREAAHRELSGDLYHQNDPGLLQRALDSFWNWIGDLFDSASSATPGGALGLLVVVLAVGAVVAALWWRLGTPGRRPASAVALFDDRPRSAAQHRAAAEAHAAQGHWNQALQERMRAVVRALEERALLDTRPGRTADEAADEAGRSLPAHADRLRTAARDFDDVTYGGRRATEQTYRRTAELDLAIERATPHAAPGSPHTAARPARQGTAG; from the coding sequence GTGAGCCTGACGGGGGGAGCACTCACCGCGCCGCACCCGGGCAGTTTGCCCCCGCGGGCACTGCCCGGCATCGCCGACGGCGCCACGGCGGCCCTGTCCCGCGCCACCGGCCGGGCACTGGCCGCCCTGGTGCGGGCGGGCGGCGGCGCGGCGCCGGCGACGGCCCGGTCGGGAGACCAGCCTCCGGTCACCGTCCCCCGCGACCCCGCCCGGGAAGCAGCCCACCGCGAACTGTCCGGGGACCTGTACCACCAGAACGACCCCGGCCTCCTCCAACGGGCGCTGGACTCCTTCTGGAACTGGATCGGCGACCTGTTCGACAGCGCCTCGTCCGCGACCCCCGGCGGCGCGCTCGGCCTCCTGGTCGTCGTCCTCGCCGTCGGCGCCGTCGTGGCCGCCCTGTGGTGGCGCCTCGGCACACCCGGCCGCAGGCCGGCATCCGCGGTCGCCCTGTTCGACGACCGGCCCCGCAGCGCCGCCCAGCACCGCGCCGCCGCCGAGGCGCACGCCGCCCAGGGCCACTGGAACCAGGCCCTGCAGGAACGCATGCGCGCCGTCGTCCGCGCCCTGGAGGAACGCGCCCTGCTCGACACCCGCCCCGGCCGCACGGCCGACGAGGCCGCGGACGAAGCCGGCCGCTCCCTGCCCGCCCACGCCGACCGGCTGCGCACCGCCGCCCGCGACTTCGACGACGTCACATACGGCGGCCGCCGGGCGACCGAGCAGACGTACCGGCGCACGGCCGAACTCGACCTCGCCATCGAACGCGCCACTCCCCACGCCGCACCGGGCAGCCCCCACACCGCCGCGCGGCCGGCCCGCCAGGGAACCGCCGGATGA